A genomic segment from Mycolicibacterium tusciae JS617 encodes:
- a CDS encoding DEAD/DEAH box helicase has product MTARVVGQYRWMPPGAWEVEAEPDVMIRLKRNFPRVSATTRGTVTLTSTLEVARDLEWFFDRWPMNASAQDRKRLRSMAGAHRRAEGAVQQVLSGRHLEVEGGPGWVSPSIPLRGYQRTARDLVWATGGALIADELGMGKTFTSLALLEQPQARPALAVTLTGTMPRQWRRQLKTFYPDLTSVEVPLGPVLDLKRRGRTADLIVMNYAKLAKWQHHLKGLVRTVIFDEVQELRREESDRYKAAATVADAASYRVGLSGTPIYNYGGEIYNVIDVLRPGTLGSREEFAREWCHTTGLDTKTQVQDPPALRAHLISQGLLLRRTLEEVGIQIPPVIPIEQSVPSDPRVLAQIEGNAVALARLILDQTANPRQRWTAAGQFDWIMRQHTGIAKAPFVADFVELLLQSEQRVMLFGWHHAVHDIWAERLRRHNPAMYTGRETNRQKDRSLEDFIAGRSRVLVMSLRSGAGIDGLQEVVNTLVFGELDWSPAVHKQAMGRPGRPGQTKTVRAYFCTTDEGSDPAMLEALDIKAMQAHGLIEGGSDEVVAAAPKQMTPERYEQIRRSAARFLAQADRAARRTA; this is encoded by the coding sequence ATGACCGCGCGGGTCGTGGGCCAGTACCGGTGGATGCCACCGGGGGCGTGGGAAGTCGAGGCCGAACCGGACGTGATGATCCGGCTCAAGCGGAATTTTCCCCGAGTTTCGGCCACGACGCGGGGCACGGTGACCTTGACGTCGACCTTGGAGGTCGCCCGCGACCTGGAGTGGTTCTTCGACCGCTGGCCGATGAATGCCAGCGCGCAGGACCGCAAGCGGCTGCGGTCGATGGCAGGTGCGCACCGGCGCGCTGAAGGCGCTGTGCAGCAGGTGCTTTCCGGTCGGCATCTGGAGGTTGAGGGTGGCCCGGGTTGGGTGTCGCCGTCGATTCCGTTGCGCGGCTACCAGCGCACTGCCCGCGACCTGGTGTGGGCCACCGGAGGGGCGTTGATCGCCGACGAACTGGGCATGGGCAAGACATTCACCAGCTTGGCGCTGCTGGAGCAGCCGCAGGCCCGGCCGGCGTTGGCGGTAACCCTGACCGGCACAATGCCGCGCCAGTGGCGCCGCCAGCTCAAGACGTTCTACCCCGACCTGACCTCGGTGGAAGTACCGCTCGGACCGGTCCTGGATCTGAAGCGTCGCGGCCGCACGGCAGATCTGATCGTGATGAACTACGCGAAGCTGGCCAAGTGGCAGCACCACCTCAAAGGCCTTGTGCGCACGGTCATCTTCGACGAGGTACAGGAGTTGCGGCGCGAGGAGTCCGACCGGTACAAGGCCGCTGCGACCGTCGCAGACGCCGCCTCCTACCGGGTAGGGCTGTCGGGCACACCGATCTACAACTACGGCGGTGAAATTTACAACGTCATCGACGTGTTGCGGCCGGGGACGCTGGGCAGCCGGGAGGAGTTCGCGCGGGAGTGGTGCCACACCACGGGTCTGGACACCAAGACCCAGGTTCAGGATCCGCCCGCGCTGCGCGCACATCTGATTTCGCAGGGACTGCTGCTGCGGCGCACCCTGGAGGAGGTGGGAATTCAGATCCCGCCGGTCATTCCGATCGAGCAGTCGGTTCCCTCGGATCCGAGGGTGCTCGCCCAGATCGAGGGCAACGCGGTCGCGCTGGCCCGCTTGATTCTCGATCAGACTGCCAATCCGCGTCAGCGGTGGACCGCGGCAGGCCAATTCGACTGGATCATGCGCCAGCACACCGGGATTGCGAAGGCGCCGTTCGTCGCTGACTTCGTGGAGCTGCTACTGCAGAGCGAGCAGCGGGTGATGCTCTTTGGTTGGCATCACGCGGTTCACGACATCTGGGCCGAGCGGCTTCGCCGGCACAACCCCGCGATGTACACCGGCCGGGAAACCAACCGGCAGAAGGACCGCTCGTTGGAGGACTTCATCGCCGGCCGCTCCCGGGTACTTGTCATGTCGCTGCGCTCCGGCGCCGGCATCGACGGTCTGCAAGAGGTGGTGAACACGCTGGTGTTCGGGGAGCTGGACTGGTCACCAGCGGTGCACAAGCAGGCGATGGGCCGGCCAGGGCGCCCCGGACAAACCAAGACCGTGCGCGCCTACTTCTGCACCACCGATGAGGGTTCGGATCCGGCGATGCTCGAAGCGCTGGACATCAAAGCCATGCAGGCGCATGGGCTTATCGAAGGCGGCAGCGACGAGGTGGTCGCGGCGGCACCGAAGCAGATGACCCCTGAGCGATACGAACAGATCCGACGGTCGGCGGCCCGATTTTTGGCCCAGGCCGACCGCGCGGCGAGGAGGACCGCATGA
- a CDS encoding helix-turn-helix domain-containing protein produces the protein MVIANNPRLTDHGSEANRLRAAQAGRQQAVLAKLAMRALQAQRPAPHRDRWIQALQHRISNPDAALAELGQTMTPPITKHAYAALLRRALRGGGFDLANNPDTEEASR, from the coding sequence GTGGTGATAGCCAACAATCCGCGGCTGACCGATCACGGTTCGGAGGCCAACCGTTTGCGCGCCGCCCAGGCGGGCCGCCAGCAGGCCGTGCTGGCGAAGCTGGCGATGCGCGCGCTGCAGGCCCAGCGGCCGGCGCCGCACCGCGACAGGTGGATTCAGGCGTTGCAGCACCGCATCAGCAACCCCGACGCGGCCTTGGCCGAACTCGGCCAGACCATGACCCCGCCGATTACCAAACACGCGTACGCGGCCCTGCTGCGGCGCGCGCTGCGCGGCGGCGGATTCGACCTTGCCAACAATCCGGATACAGAGGAGGCCTCGCGATGA
- the dnaB gene encoding replicative DNA helicase, with the protein MTDLDDAPARTHRRQQVDPYTDLDNGRQPPQDLAAEQSVLGGMMLSKDAIADVLERLRPKDFYRPNHQQIYDAILDLFGQGEPADAVTVAAELDRRGVLRRVGGAPYLHTLIATVPTAANAGYYADIVAEKAVLRRLVEAGTRVVQYGYAGAEGADVADVVDRAQAEIYDVTEDRGSEDMVALEDLLQPTMDEIDAIQAGGGRGQGIPTGFADLDEVTTGLHGGQMVIVAGRPGQGKSTLALDFMRSCSIKHGRASVIFSLEMSKSEIVMRLLSAEARIKLADMRSGRMSDDDWTTMARRMGEINDAPLFIDDSPNLTMMEIRAKARRLKQKTDLQLIVVDYLQLMSSGKKVESRQTEVAEFSRSLKLMAKELDVPVVAVCQLNRGPEQRVDKVPQLSDLRETGQLEQDADLVILINRPDGYDRDSPRAGEADLILAKHRNGPTRTCTVASTLHMASFRELAR; encoded by the coding sequence ATGACCGATCTCGACGATGCTCCCGCACGGACCCACCGCCGGCAGCAGGTTGACCCATACACCGACCTCGACAACGGCCGCCAGCCACCGCAGGATCTCGCGGCCGAGCAGTCCGTGCTGGGCGGGATGATGCTGAGCAAGGACGCGATCGCCGATGTGCTCGAACGGTTGCGTCCCAAGGACTTCTACCGGCCCAATCACCAGCAGATCTACGACGCGATCCTCGATCTGTTCGGCCAGGGCGAGCCCGCAGACGCCGTGACCGTCGCCGCCGAACTCGATCGACGTGGAGTGCTGCGGCGGGTCGGAGGAGCGCCCTACCTACACACTCTGATCGCCACGGTGCCCACGGCCGCAAACGCCGGCTACTACGCCGACATCGTCGCCGAGAAGGCCGTGCTGCGGCGCCTGGTGGAAGCCGGCACCCGGGTGGTGCAGTACGGCTACGCCGGCGCCGAGGGGGCCGACGTCGCCGATGTCGTCGACCGCGCCCAGGCCGAGATCTACGACGTCACCGAGGACCGCGGCAGCGAGGACATGGTGGCACTGGAGGACCTGCTGCAACCGACCATGGACGAGATCGACGCCATCCAGGCCGGCGGCGGCCGAGGCCAAGGAATCCCAACCGGCTTCGCCGACCTCGACGAGGTGACCACCGGGCTGCACGGCGGGCAAATGGTCATCGTCGCGGGCAGGCCCGGTCAAGGGAAGTCAACGCTGGCACTGGATTTCATGCGGTCATGCTCAATCAAACACGGACGGGCCAGCGTCATCTTCAGCCTGGAGATGAGCAAGTCAGAGATCGTGATGCGGCTGCTGTCGGCCGAGGCCCGCATCAAGCTGGCCGACATGCGCTCCGGGCGGATGAGTGACGACGACTGGACCACGATGGCGCGGCGGATGGGCGAGATCAACGACGCCCCACTGTTCATCGACGACTCCCCGAACCTAACCATGATGGAGATCCGCGCCAAGGCCCGCCGCCTCAAGCAGAAAACGGATCTGCAGCTGATCGTGGTCGACTACCTGCAGCTGATGTCCTCGGGCAAAAAGGTGGAGTCCCGACAAACCGAAGTGGCGGAGTTTTCACGCAGCCTCAAGCTGATGGCCAAGGAACTCGACGTGCCGGTGGTCGCGGTCTGCCAGCTCAACCGCGGCCCGGAACAGCGTGTCGACAAGGTGCCGCAACTCTCTGACCTGCGCGAAACGGGTCAGCTGGAGCAGGATGCGGATTTGGTGATCCTCATCAACCGCCCCGACGGCTATGATCGGGACAGCCCAAGAGCCGGGGAAGCGGACCTGATTTTGGCTAAACATAGAAACGGTCCGACACGTACGTGCACCGTGGCATCCACTCTTCACATGGCATCGTTTCGCGAACTTGCACGCTGA
- a CDS encoding type II toxin-antitoxin system Phd/YefM family antitoxin, whose translation MGEVSIRVLNQETSKVLARVKSGEEITLTERGEVIARIVPAAAGPLDALISSGRVQPATSHGPAPRPTIAIRQGDPDAGALLERMRDEERY comes from the coding sequence ATGGGTGAAGTGTCCATCCGCGTGCTCAATCAGGAAACGTCAAAAGTGTTGGCACGCGTCAAAAGCGGCGAGGAAATCACCCTCACCGAGCGCGGCGAGGTGATCGCGCGCATCGTTCCCGCCGCAGCCGGCCCACTCGACGCGTTGATCAGTTCCGGCAGAGTGCAGCCCGCCACCTCCCACGGTCCGGCGCCTCGACCCACCATCGCAATCCGCCAGGGCGACCCCGACGCGGGCGCTCTGCTGGAGCGCATGCGCGACGAAGAGAGGTACTGA
- a CDS encoding Imm61 family immunity protein, which translates to MPDPPSLSTEVLGWARTAHYDSAIADNGDVQLRSLAGAPTRYFIRRRGPDRLELTQSDLGDAGGDIERPLLFVADIAVLERFLIGHFADDIREDLDLPFLDLPYSSQDVAPGYALSDMVRDYRTLTRGGHGPVAAAPDPALSLLTLVPLSHFLGWPIRDLKRAFLDPAGAPILRAGLYTPAPM; encoded by the coding sequence ATGCCCGACCCGCCCTCACTGAGCACCGAGGTGCTCGGCTGGGCACGCACCGCGCACTACGACTCCGCGATCGCCGACAACGGCGACGTGCAGCTGCGCTCGCTCGCCGGCGCGCCCACCCGGTACTTCATCCGACGCCGCGGACCCGACCGCCTCGAACTCACCCAATCCGACCTCGGAGACGCCGGCGGCGACATCGAGCGCCCGCTTCTGTTCGTTGCCGACATCGCGGTACTGGAGCGCTTTCTGATAGGCCATTTTGCCGACGACATCCGCGAAGATCTGGACCTGCCGTTCCTCGATCTCCCCTACAGCAGCCAGGACGTCGCCCCTGGCTATGCACTCAGCGACATGGTGCGCGACTACCGCACCCTGACCCGCGGCGGCCACGGCCCCGTCGCTGCCGCCCCGGACCCAGCGCTGAGCCTGTTGACGCTGGTGCCCCTGTCGCACTTCCTCGGCTGGCCCATCAGAGACCTCAAACGCGCGTTCCTGGACCCCGCCGGCGCACCGATTCTGCGCGCCGGGCTGTACACACCCGCCCCTATGTAG
- a CDS encoding DUF3560 domain-containing protein: MSIEITHTAAEGTLVEGTARGDGTNTILKTAGFRWFRTVGAWGIPGSRDRQPNLGKIERAAAALREAGHTVTVDLDTAHRDVADAEADRAQRQSDRADALADKAGRRSVDAAAAWEAEARASAAVPPGGEPIKIGHHSERRHRRSIERAHQTLGRAVEATDAAAEAARRAEVAAATTAHRHNPATVKNRIDKLEAEQRRDERARDGHSRVVARTSTATYVDEFGPATGTYREQIVARMAQRADEIAYWKGIYTAQQEAGLANTYGPDSIAKGDLIKKRGAWYQVVRVNQKTVSVQVQAGATWTHKIPYHEISAHQPGDPQVHTA; encoded by the coding sequence GTGAGTATCGAAATCACCCACACCGCCGCCGAAGGAACCCTCGTCGAGGGCACCGCGCGCGGGGACGGCACCAACACCATCCTCAAGACCGCCGGCTTCCGGTGGTTCCGCACCGTCGGAGCCTGGGGCATCCCCGGCAGCCGTGACCGCCAACCCAACCTCGGCAAGATCGAGCGCGCCGCGGCCGCGCTGCGGGAGGCCGGCCACACCGTCACCGTCGACCTCGACACCGCGCACCGCGACGTCGCCGACGCCGAGGCCGACCGCGCCCAACGCCAAAGCGATCGGGCCGACGCCCTGGCCGACAAGGCCGGCCGGCGTTCCGTAGACGCCGCGGCTGCGTGGGAGGCCGAAGCTCGCGCGTCAGCAGCAGTTCCCCCTGGCGGTGAGCCCATCAAGATTGGCCACCACAGCGAGCGCCGGCACCGCCGCTCCATCGAGCGCGCACACCAGACCCTCGGCCGGGCGGTCGAGGCCACCGACGCGGCCGCCGAGGCAGCTCGCCGCGCCGAGGTCGCCGCGGCCACCACCGCACACCGCCACAACCCGGCGACGGTGAAGAACCGCATCGACAAGTTGGAAGCCGAACAGCGCCGCGACGAACGAGCCCGCGATGGCCACAGCCGGGTCGTAGCGCGGACCTCCACCGCGACGTACGTTGACGAGTTCGGCCCCGCCACCGGCACCTACCGCGAGCAGATCGTGGCCCGCATGGCCCAACGCGCCGACGAGATCGCCTATTGGAAGGGTATTTACACCGCCCAACAGGAAGCGGGACTGGCCAACACCTACGGTCCCGACTCCATCGCCAAGGGCGATCTGATCAAGAAACGCGGCGCCTGGTACCAAGTGGTTCGGGTGAATCAGAAGACCGTCAGCGTGCAGGTCCAGGCCGGCGCGACGTGGACCCACAAAATCCCGTACCACGAAATCTCCGCACACCAGCCCGGCGATCCCCAGGTCCACACCGCCTGA
- a CDS encoding DUF2637 domain-containing protein codes for MTVLDAPTRNGADLTPPAQPADPAPAPAAQQAPVPAAATQAAPVPPATPDPGPTADEVRAAGARQHALWFFWAWLLFATVVSIGGNVIHAWMTAPSPHLKVLAALAAAVPPAVLLGSTHSVALLIKTRRRGYRRIDGLVLGAALALTIGVAVCAFAMSFFSLRDLMVMIGMSTDTAWLWPIAVDLSLICSTLALLSLTSPQSGAAGPMKGATVRPVQPGAAGAATVADGDPTAVVHAGPSSPAERRLWWESIAAVIRERRPDVRKFGDLTNGQLAEILERMYDNGESGRVIVDTTILHNREIQVIKKIVPELLASTTVAAPAG; via the coding sequence ATGACCGTGCTCGACGCCCCCACCCGCAACGGAGCCGACCTCACTCCGCCGGCCCAACCGGCAGACCCAGCTCCTGCACCTGCCGCGCAGCAGGCGCCCGTCCCGGCGGCGGCCACCCAGGCGGCGCCGGTACCGCCGGCCACCCCGGATCCGGGTCCCACCGCCGACGAGGTGCGCGCCGCCGGCGCCCGCCAACACGCGCTGTGGTTCTTCTGGGCATGGCTGCTGTTCGCGACGGTTGTCTCCATTGGAGGCAACGTGATTCACGCCTGGATGACCGCTCCGTCACCGCATCTGAAGGTGCTGGCCGCGCTGGCGGCCGCGGTGCCTCCCGCGGTCTTGCTCGGGAGCACGCATTCGGTCGCTCTGCTCATCAAGACCCGCCGCCGCGGCTACCGGCGCATCGACGGCCTGGTGCTCGGCGCTGCGCTGGCGCTGACCATCGGGGTGGCGGTGTGCGCCTTCGCGATGTCGTTCTTCTCGCTGCGAGACCTGATGGTGATGATCGGCATGAGCACCGACACCGCCTGGCTGTGGCCCATCGCCGTGGACTTGTCGCTGATCTGCTCCACCCTGGCGCTGCTGTCGCTCACCTCGCCGCAGAGCGGCGCGGCGGGCCCGATGAAGGGCGCGACGGTGAGGCCCGTTCAGCCCGGCGCCGCGGGGGCCGCGACCGTCGCCGACGGCGATCCGACCGCGGTGGTGCACGCCGGCCCGAGTTCGCCGGCCGAACGCCGGTTGTGGTGGGAGTCGATCGCTGCCGTCATCCGTGAACGACGGCCCGACGTGCGCAAGTTCGGAGACCTGACCAACGGGCAGCTCGCCGAGATCCTGGAGCGGATGTATGACAACGGCGAGTCGGGGCGCGTCATCGTCGACACCACCATCCTGCACAACCGCGAAATCCAGGTCATCAAGAAGATCGTGCCGGAGCTGCTGGCCAGCACCACGGTGGCGGCGCCGGCGGGATAG
- a CDS encoding MPT63 family protein: MKNTTISAALASTAIAAALGLAAAPTAAADVTVTTLGDEAELVNGAVVQGWTVTDLKPSSDVIPHAVRGVLWEATATDNAIAGPVTPIVSNFNARARNGETYRVLFGAATPQGVNPSTIPQGQKTTGKLYFDVTGAQPDSVVYNAAGADLLLWVTPPPAPSGGSNTRSTWTPGGTTGGSGAAASSTPTEVTVPGGEVPAVPASTGALPGVAEVPTGSSGTPLPAGSQGTPVGTPAPGADSTVVPPAGSQGTPVGTPAPAPGVAAAEVPPVGGSQGTPVAPGAAPASAVPAAVTPAPAAGEPVPAAPAGSQGTPASAAPATTPVLPPPAA, translated from the coding sequence GTGAAGAACACGACCATTTCCGCTGCCCTGGCCTCCACCGCGATCGCCGCGGCGCTCGGGCTGGCCGCCGCCCCTACTGCCGCGGCCGACGTCACGGTCACCACGCTCGGCGATGAAGCCGAACTGGTCAACGGGGCGGTGGTGCAGGGCTGGACCGTCACCGACCTCAAGCCCAGCAGCGACGTCATCCCACACGCGGTGCGCGGTGTGCTGTGGGAGGCGACCGCCACCGACAACGCGATCGCCGGACCGGTGACCCCGATCGTGTCCAACTTCAACGCCCGCGCCCGCAACGGCGAGACCTATCGGGTGCTGTTCGGTGCGGCCACCCCGCAGGGCGTCAACCCCTCGACGATCCCTCAGGGACAGAAGACCACCGGCAAGCTGTACTTCGACGTCACCGGTGCCCAACCCGACAGCGTGGTCTACAACGCCGCCGGGGCCGACCTGCTGCTGTGGGTGACCCCACCACCGGCGCCCAGCGGAGGTTCCAACACGCGCTCCACCTGGACACCCGGAGGCACCACCGGCGGCTCCGGCGCGGCCGCCAGCTCCACCCCCACCGAGGTCACAGTTCCTGGCGGCGAGGTGCCCGCAGTTCCGGCGTCGACCGGCGCCCTGCCTGGTGTAGCCGAGGTACCCACGGGCAGCTCGGGAACTCCGCTGCCCGCCGGCAGCCAGGGCACCCCGGTCGGGACGCCCGCACCCGGCGCCGACTCGACTGTGGTGCCGCCCGCCGGCAGCCAAGGCACCCCCGTCGGGACGCCCGCCCCAGCGCCTGGAGTTGCCGCTGCTGAGGTTCCGCCCGTCGGCGGCAGCCAGGGCACCCCCGTTGCTCCCGGCGCGGCACCAGCCAGTGCGGTGCCCGCAGCGGTCACCCCGGCGCCGGCGGCTGGTGAGCCCGTTCCCGCGGCGCCGGCCGGAAGTCAGGGCACGCCCGCCTCGGCCGCACCCGCGACGACACCGGTGCTACCGCCCCCGGCTGCGTGA
- a CDS encoding DUF7221 family queuine tRNA-ribosyltransferase-like protein translates to MAKAPVFYLGTHMDGWLAHVGVPLFVSHRRLSRRKTLPKARTVWALDSGGFSELSLYGGWRTTPEEYDAAVKRYDREIGQLEWAAGLDWPCEADMLARTGLTVEEHQRRTVANFVRLQQLWSEGDDPEQHPESPYMPTVQGQEIEDYLRCWDMFGEAGVDLSNYPSVGVGSVCRRQHTGEIRDILDALRDRDPGVPLHGYGVKTQGFRLYGDRLASADSMGWSLNARKNPRLPGCTHGKCSNCLKWALRWRRGLVAGGCAEHGEPCDGNVGACHQRDLWELRQLAAAGATAA, encoded by the coding sequence ATGGCGAAGGCGCCGGTGTTCTATCTGGGTACGCACATGGACGGTTGGCTCGCGCACGTCGGGGTTCCGCTGTTCGTGTCGCACCGGCGGCTGTCGCGACGCAAGACGCTGCCGAAGGCCCGGACGGTGTGGGCGCTGGATTCGGGCGGGTTCTCCGAGCTGTCGCTGTACGGCGGGTGGCGCACCACGCCCGAGGAGTACGACGCGGCGGTCAAGCGCTACGACCGGGAGATCGGGCAGCTCGAATGGGCCGCTGGTCTGGACTGGCCGTGCGAGGCCGACATGCTGGCGCGCACAGGCCTGACCGTGGAGGAGCACCAGCGCAGGACGGTAGCGAACTTCGTTCGGCTGCAGCAGCTCTGGTCCGAGGGAGACGATCCGGAGCAACACCCGGAAAGCCCGTACATGCCGACTGTCCAGGGTCAGGAGATCGAGGACTATTTGCGGTGCTGGGACATGTTCGGCGAGGCCGGGGTGGACCTGAGCAACTACCCGTCGGTCGGGGTCGGATCGGTGTGCCGGCGCCAGCACACCGGGGAGATCCGCGACATCCTTGATGCACTGCGTGACCGCGACCCGGGCGTACCCCTTCATGGTTACGGCGTGAAGACGCAGGGTTTTCGGCTCTACGGCGATCGGCTGGCGTCCGCCGACTCGATGGGGTGGTCTCTCAATGCCCGTAAGAACCCGCGGCTGCCGGGCTGCACACACGGCAAGTGCTCGAACTGCCTGAAGTGGGCGCTGCGGTGGCGTCGCGGCTTGGTGGCCGGCGGATGCGCCGAGCACGGCGAGCCCTGCGACGGCAACGTCGGGGCGTGCCACCAGCGCGACCTCTGGGAGCTGCGCCAGCTCGCCGCCGCCGGCGCCACGGCGGCATGA